The following proteins come from a genomic window of Diprion similis isolate iyDipSimi1 chromosome 8, iyDipSimi1.1, whole genome shotgun sequence:
- the LOC124409215 gene encoding ankyrin repeat domain-containing protein 50 isoform X5 produces MAAPVIEKKRFFCREWAFMKLSHCLEQRPASKTCGALIVGGPGSGKTALCAELAWPSSGAGARHQRALNRRLLARHFCQARSEASLSPAQFVRSLVAQLLQASTDGIHLSSPASPTPSTGTTSLTSREAVAESYADKLRTDSEIQAALQPDVLDRDPDDALKKALLFPLLEVEPPKNCLFLLVDSIDEGQVLNPPQTGTRDSRQEGDNVSRTIAELLANHHHLFPQWLLLVCTARRQSKTISRMFTGFRKISLDDLRKSQVVRDVQQYILARLDQEDALRQHISRDTAEMLNQLHIKSNGCFLYLEKVLDGVAENFIVLREVREIPGTHNGLYLWLCQRLFSRKQFAKVQPLLNVILAAKLPVTQEILYKCVWTANTSITIEDFNRRLHLLRRVISVSRAGALMLFHHSFAEWLLDVKHCTQKYLCSAPEGHAMLSAYYTLRGPELNSDEICVLGQHLQRSMTNLNATTCTLDAHTLQVLWMIGSGAPIENCYLDSSDCILWPRQDTKLLRLLVDAGAKPSEKIIEEETIRDVVSTSQVSQDVSPMEEPLGEPLTELLGESGDINQADSSGRTVLHTLAADGNASLLELALAACPQAKLEATDRHGQTPLNLAARHGYADVVRVLLAAGASADHADCDGWTALRAAAWGGHTQVVEQLLDRGAMVDCADWDQRTALRAAAWGGHEDIVKALLQHGADVNRTDDEGRTALIAAAYMGHSEIVEHLLDFGAEINHADSDGRTALSVAALCVPANHGYAKVVTILLERGAAVDHQDKDGMTPLLVAAFEGHRDVCELLLEYEADVDHCDATGRTPLWAAASMGHGSVVALLLFWGCYVDSIDNEGRTVLSVAAAQGGTDVVKQLLDRGLDEQHRDNSGWTPLHYAAFEGHVNVCEALLEAGAKVDETDNDGKGALMLAAQEGHSALVERLLEHHGAPIDQHAHDGKTALRLAALEGHYDTVRVLLAHSADVNAKDADGRSTLYILALENRLAMARFLLEHAHADVESRDSEGRTPLHVSAWQGHVEMVALLLTEGGAGVNACDNERRTPLHSAAWQGHAAIVRLLLEHGATPDHTCNQGATALGIAAQEGHEHCVRALLNHGADPNHSDHCGRNAIKVAAKSGHDTVVRLLEEHTASQKNLRPGVNGGGSSSATSVTSNSTAETKPSSAILNPLSTQYSPAESPDSTKRRSCVSLGNNSSNSKSSSNLTGSTKSDQGKFSQNSMVNQAPLSFTQQLQQCSRGAKSRPLSKLLSPLKSEPQSPIYASPPHSPLSDSLIPYSPTNTSPPSAQTAASVIQSQLGVSLLTANQSIQYKAQGGMYNHTTAIYEPINIKTEIIDRNDGTKPFDLTNEMLGLSIGKDKKNGHDEKRNSADTHFTRDTHMRIILGNSGAGVGRNVKHIPENTPGSGSNPKPKRNGLVSNPAMRLVAGVRNGIENATNRNKPITTRVNGFQWKAETRKETPL; encoded by the exons ATGGCGGCCCCTGTGATCGAAAAGAAGCGTTTCTTCTGTCGAGAATGGGCCTTCATGAAGTTGTCACACTGCTTGGAGCAACGGCCAGCCTCGAAAACATGCGGTGCTCTGATCGTCGGCGGTCCCGGAAGCGGAAAAACCGCTCTCTGTGCGGAATTGGCATGGCCGTCGTCCGGTGCCGGCGCTCGTCACCAACGAGCGCTGAACAGAAGGCTCTTGGCCAGACATTTTTGCCAAGCAAGAAGCGAGGCGTCTCTGTCGCCGGCACAGTTCGTCAGATCGTTGGTCGCCCAGCTGCTGCAAGCCAGTACTGACGGCATCCACCTGTCGTCGCCCGCCTCGCCTACTCCCAGCACTGGAACAACGTCACTCACGTCAAGAGAAGCCGTCGCAGAATCATACGCCGACAAGCTGCGTACAGACTCTGAAATCCAGGCGGCACTCCAGCCTGACGTTTTGGACCGCGACCCAGACGACGCTTTGAAGAAGGCTCTACTCTTTCCGCTGCTCGAAGTTGAACCGCCAAAGAACTGCCTCTTTCTTCTCGTCGACTCGATCGACGAAGGACAAGTACTCAATCCTCCCCAAACCGGGACCAGAGACTCGAGACAAGAAGGCGACAATGTCAGCAGGACGATAGCCGAACTCCTGGCTAACCATCATCATCTGTTTCCTCAATGGCTACTCCTCGTCTGCACAGCGAGGCGACAGAGCAAAACAATCTCGCGGATGTTCACGGGATTCAGAAAAATCAGTCTGGATGATCTGAGAAAGTCACAGGTCGTCAGGGACGTTCAGCAATACATTCTCGCGAGACTCGATCAGGAGGATGCCCTCCGGCAACATATATCCAGGGACACGGCGGAGATGCTTAATCAATTGCACATAAAGAGTAACGGCTGTTTTCTCTACTTGGAAAAAGTTTTGGACGGAGTGGCCGAGAACTTTATCGTGCTACGGGAAGTTCGCGAAATCCCGGGAACACACAACGGACTTTATCTCTGGCTGTGTCAACGTTTGTTTAGCAGAAAACAATTCGCCAAGGTTCAGCCTCTCTTAAATGTGATTCTAGCTGCTAAATTGCCAGTCACTCAAGAGATTTTGTACAAGTGTGTTTGGACCGCGAACACCTCCATCACAATAGAAGACTTCAATCGACGGCTACACCTTCTTCGGCGTGTTATTTCGGTTTCTAGAGCCGGTGCATTGATGCTTTTTCACCATAGCTTTGCCGAGTGGCTTTTAGACGTGAAACACTGCACCCAAAAGTACTTGTGCTCAGCTCCCGAAGGCCACGCAATGCTCTCCGCGTACTACACTCTGCGTGGTCCGGAATTAAACTCCGACGAGATTTGCGTCCTTGGACAGCATCTTCAACGCTCCATGACAAATCTCAACGCAACAACCTGTACATTAGACGCTCACACGCTTCAAGTTTTATGGATGATCGGCAGTGGTGCGccgattgaaaattgttacCTGGACAGCTCTGATTGCATCCTCTGGCCAAGGCAGGACACGAAATTGTTAAGATTACTGGTTGATGCCGGAGCTAAACCTTcggaaaaaatcattgaagaGGAAACGATCAGGGACGTCGTTTCTACTAGTCAG GTCTCGCAGGACGTTAGTCCAATGGAAGAACCTCTGGGTGAACCGTTGACCGAACTCCTTGGGGAAAGCGGGGATATCAACCAAGCAGATTCTAGTGGCCGTACTGTTTTACACACCCTAGCCGCCGATGGGAATGCGTCTCTTCTGGAACTGGCTCTTGCTGCTTGTCCACAG GCCAAGCTTGAAGCTACAGATCGACACGGTCAGACACCTCTAAACCTTGCAGCAAGGCATGGCTACGCTGATGTAGTGCGAGTTTTACTTGCAGCTGGAGCTAGCGCAGATCATGCGGACTGTGATGGCTGGACCGCCCTGAGGGCAGCCGCCTGGGGCGGGCATACCCAG GTTGTCGAGCAGCTTCTAGACCGAGGAGCAATGGTAGATTGTGCAGATTGGGATCAGCGCACCGCTCTCCGAGCAGCTGCTTGGGGTGGTCATGAAGATATCGTCAAAGCCTTATTGCAACACGGTGCTGATGTTAATAGAACGGATGATGAAGGCAGAACCGCCTTGATCGCAGCTGCTTACATGGGTCACAGTGAAATAGTTGAACACCTCCTTGACTTTGGTGCTGAGATTAATCATGCAGATAGCGATGGTAGAACAGCGCTCAGCGTTGCAGCCCTTTGTGTTCCTGCCAACCACGGTTATGCCAAG GTAGTAACGATACTCTTAGAACGTGGTGCTGCGGTAGATCATCAGGATAAGGATGGCATGACCCCTTTACTAGTCGCTGCTTTTGAGGGTCACAGAGATGTCTGTGAACTACTTCTGGAATATGAAGCAGATGTGGATCACTGTGATGCAACAGGACGAACACCACTATGGGCAGCCGCAAGCATGGGACATGGATCAGTTGTAGCATTGCTGCTGTTTTGGGGCTGCTATGTCGACAGTATAGACAACGAAGGAAGGACAGTACTCAGTGTTGCTGCAGCTCAAGGTGGCACCGACGTAGTTAAACAGCTCCTTGATCGAG GGTTGGATGAGCAGCACAGAGACAATTCTGGCTGGACACCGTTACACTATGCTGCATTTGAAGGACATGTCAATGTCTGTGAGGCATTATTGGAAGCTGGAGCCAAGGTGGATGAAACTGACAATGATGGCAAAGGTGCGCTAATGTTAGCAGCGCAAGAAGGACATAGTGCTCTAGTAGAAAGATTGCTAGAACATCACGGAGCCCCGATAGATCAACATGCACACGACGGAAAGACTGCTTTGAG ATTAGCTGCACTAGAAGGCCACTATGACACAGTTAGAGTATTACTAGCTCACAGTGCTGACGTTAATGCTAAAGATGCTGATGGAAGAAGCACTCTCTATATTCTTGCATTGGAAAACAGATTAGCTATGGCTAGGTTTTTATTGGAACATGCGCATGCTGATGTTGAAAGTAGAGATTCTGAG GGAAGAACTCCATTACACGTGAGCGCATGGCAAGGTCATGTGGAGATGGTGGCTTTGCTTCTAACTGAAGGCGGAGCTGGAGTTAACGCATGTGACAATGAAAGGCGAACTCCCTTACATTCTGCAGCCTGGCAAGGCCATGCAGCTATTGTCAGACTTCTTCTGGAGCATGGGGCAACACCTGATCATACCTGTAATCAAGGTGCAACTGCATTAG GTATTGCTGCACAAGAGGGTCATGAACATTGTGTCAGAGCTCTTCTGAATCATGGCGCTGACCCAAACCATTCAGATCATTGTGGAAGAAATGCTATTAAAGTAGCTGCGAAGAGTGGGCATGACACAGTCGTTAGACTACTAGAAGAACATACGGCGAGTCAAAAGAATTTGAGACCAGGAGTTAATGGAG gTGGAAGCAGCAGTGCGACTTCTGTCACATCCAACTCCACTGCTGAAACTAAGCCATCATCAGCTATTCTCAATCCATTATCCACCCAGTATAGCCCTGCAGAATCACCTGATTCAACCAAGAGAAGAAGTTGTGTATCACTTGGAAACAACTCAAGTAACAGCAAATCGAGTAGTAATTTAACGGGCAGTACCAAGAGTGATCAAGGAAAGTTTAGTCAGAACTCAATGGTCAACCAG GCTCCGTTATCTTTTACTCAACAACTACAGCAGTGCTCTCGAGGAGCGAAAAGTCGTCCGTTAAGCAAACTGTTGTCTCCGTTGAAGAGCGAGCCACAAAGTCCTATCTACGCATCGCCACCACATTCTCCGTTAAGCGACAGTTTGATCCCGTATTCACCAACTAATACCAGCCCACCCAGTGCACAAACTGCAGCGAGTGTGATACAAAGTCAATTAGGTGTATCTTTGTTGACGGCTAATCAAAGTATACAATATAAAGCTCAAGGCGGAATGTACAATCATACAACTGCCATTTATGAGCCAATAAAcataaaaactgaaattattgaTAGAAACGACGGTACAAAGCCGTTCGACTTGACCAATGAAATGTTGGGCTTAAGCATTGgtaaagataagaaaaatgggcatgacgaaaaacgaaattccGCAGATACTCATTTCACACGGGACACACACATGAGAATAATATTAGGCAATAGCGGTGCGGGAGTCGGCAGAAATGTGAAACACATACCGGAAAACACTCCTGGAAG cGGCAGTAACCCGAAACCAAAACGTAACGGGCTAGTATCAAACCCGGCTATGAGGCTCGTTGCAGGTGTGAGAAATGGTATTGAAAATGCTACAAATAGAAACAAACCCATTACTACAAGAGTCAATGGATTTCAGTGGAAGGCGGAGACACGGAAAGAAACTCCATTATAG